The Haloarcula limicola genomic sequence GATAAAGCAGACCGCAGAGTAATCTCCCCGACGATCGCTCCCGCCGGCGATCGATCCGACCGGGTGTCGACAGTACGGCTGCGAGCGGACGCTCCGTCAGGAGACTCATCCCTCTCCCCGTGACATCTATCACGCCGCGACCCTCGTCACGAGCGCGCACCGACGAGTCGCGTCTCTCGGCCGCCGCCGGGAGTCGGACCGTCCCCGACGCGTCCCGACGGTGACGCTATGACGCTTCTCGCCACGGTACGACGCGTCTTCCGGACGATCCGGGAGAAGAACGTCCCGTTCAAGGCGGCGAGCATCGCCTACTACGCGACGGCGTCGTTCGTCCCGCTGGTCGTACTGACGCTCGCGGTCCTGTCCACGTTCGGAGCCGGGGACCTACTGGTCGCAGTCCTCCACTCGACGCTCTCCCGGAGCGGGAGCGAGGTGCTCGAAAGCGTCCTCGAGAACACGAGAGGCCGCGAGATCGCGGGCGCTATCGGGGTCGCGCTCACCGGTTGGAGCGGGAGCAGGGTGTTCCGGGGGCTGACGCTCGCCTTCGAGGAGGTGTACGAGGACGGCGCGGAGCGCTCCCTGTTCGACCGCGTCGAGAAGAGCTTCGTCGTCGTCGCCGTGTTACTCCTCGCGTTCGCGTTCCTCGCGGCGACGGCCCTCGCCTTCGACCTCGACCAGTCGGCGGTGGAGTCCTCGCTACTCGTTCGCTCCCTCCTGGTCGTCGGGTCGCTCGTCCTCGTCTTCTTCCCGTTCTACTACGTCTTACCGCCCATCTCGGCCACCGTCCGTCACGCGGTTCCCGGAACGGCGTTCGCGGCGCTGGGGCTGGTCGCGTTACAGGTCGCCTTTCACTACTACGTCGAGACGAGCGGCGGGTACAGCGGGTACGGCTTCCTGGGGACGCTGCTGTTGTTCATCACGTTCCTCCACTTCGGGGCGAACGTCATCCTCGTCGGTGCCGTCCTCAACGCGACGCTCGACTGGTGAGCGAGCGCCGCGGCCGGGCAGTCTAGGAGAGCGGCGGCAGAACAGCGGGATTTACACGGCACCGAGAATCGGTCTGAGCGGCGCGTCAGTCGAGGTAGCCCAGGTCCGAGAGGCGACCCTCGACCGCCGAGTCGTCGGCCGTCGCGGCGGCCGCTGACTCCTCTTCGTAGGCGTCGTAGGCGGTCGATCCGGGGTCGTCGACGATGGGGAGGGGCGTCCCGTCCATCCGGTCGCTGTAGGGGACGCCCAGCGCACCGAGGACGGTCGGCGCGACGTCGAAGAGGTGCGCGTCGTCGAGCGACGCCGACTCGTCGATCCCCTCGCCCGTAGCGGCGACGATCCCTTCGAGCTTGTGGTTCCACGGCTCAGCCGGTTCGCCGAAGTGGTCGCCGAGCAACTGCGCCGAGAGGAAGTGATCGAAGTCGCGGGGGACGGTCACGATGTCGACCGCGCCCGCGTCGTACGGTCCCTCGAAGTAGTCTTCGCGGGGCGCGACCGTCTCGAAGACCGGACCGCCGTCCGGCGCGGTAGCGTCCCGGAGCGACTCGATTATCTCCTGGCGCACCGACTCGTAGTCGGCCTCGGGGACGACGCCCTCCGGCTCGCGGCCCTCGACGTTGAGGCGGACGCCCAGTTCCGTCCGGGCGCGCATATACGCGATGGAAGATCGGAAGTCCACCTGCTCGTTCGCGGTGCGGACGACGCCGTTCGGCGCGTACTGCTTCGCGATCTCCTCGAGGCCGACGTGTCGCAGGCCGGCACCGACGCGGTTGGCCGTCAGTCCGAACTTCGCGGCCGTCGCGGCGATGCGCTCTATCATGTTCGGCTCCCAGGAGGTCTCGTCTTCGCCCTCGCGCAGGCCCTGTCGGATCGGGTTCCAGGAGGGCATCCCCTTGCCGCCCTTGACCGTCTCGACGTACCCCTCGTCGCGGAGGTACTCGTTGACGCGGAACTCCTCTTTCTCGTAGGGTCCCATCCCGTGGTCGCTGGCGACGATGACCGTGTCGGGGTCGTGGTCGTCGAGCAGTTTCCCGATCTCCTCGTCGGTCGTCTCGTAGACCTCGTTGACCGCGCTCTCGTCGCCGAGGAACTCGTGGAAGACGGTGTCGGTCTTCTGAAACTGGACGAACCCGAAGTCGGGCTCGTACTCGTCGAGGAGGTAGCTGAACGCCCTCCGGCGCAGGCGAACGAGTTCGTGGTACTCCTCGAGCTTCTCGGCGTCCGAGAGGTCGGTCTCGCCGCGCGTGTACTTGGGGTAGACGCGGTACTCGCCGAGCGCCTCCTTGATGTCGTCGATGACGCCCTCTGGGTGACACGGCGGGTCCTCCGGGCCGATGAAGCCGGGGACGACGGCCCCGTCGATCTCGGCCGGCGGCGCGGTGACGGGCACGTTCAGGACGACGCTCGATTTGCCGCGGTCGTCGAGGAGCTCCCAGATGCTGTGTTCGCGGACGTGGTCGCGGCTGACCACCTCCCAGTCGTAGCCGTCGAAGCTGACGAAGCTGTAGGCCCCGTGCTTGCCGGGGTTGACGCCGGTGTACAGGGAGGGCCACGCGCTCGGCGTCCACGGCGGAATCTGCGACTCCAGCGGCCCGGCGACGCCGTCCTCGTATATCGATGCCAGATTCGGGATGCGTCCCTCGTCGTTGAGTCGATCGAAGACGGGCAGACAGCCCGCGTCGATGCCGATGAGCAGGACGTCGAGGTCACTGTGTTCTGTCATCTGCGATCCTCCACAGCTCGTGATGGCATTCGTGTCTGATCCGTAGCGTCCGAAGGGCCTTATTATATCGCTCTTAATGGAATCTCGATATCAAATGTATCGGATAGATACGGCGGCCGAAACCCCGCTATGGGCCTGTCGGGATTACTAGACAGATAATAACGACTCCGGACGCCGAACACCGGGTAATGACCGAAACCGCCGTCACGGACGGCTCCGACGACCAGACGGATCGACCGACGCTCGACGTCGGGTTCATCCCCGCCGAGTGTCCCGGCACGGGGGCCGTCGGCGCGACTCGGACCTCGGAGTTGCTCATCCAGAAGCTGTCACACCATCACGACCTGACCGTCTACGTCGCCAGTCAGGCCGAGGCCGACCCCGAGCGACTGCCCGCTCGGGACCGGGTCGAGTACGTCCTCCACGACGGCCTCGGGAAGCTCCCCCACCCCCTGTTGACGAAACTCGACGCGATGCGCGAGGAGGTGGACGCGCTGGGCACCCACGACATGGTCCACACCTACTCGCCGGGGTTCATCCCGATTCTCGCCGATCTCGACGTACCGACGCTGTCGACGCTCAACTCCTACCTGCCGGCCTGTCCGAAGGGCGACTTCCGCTACTACGACGGCGAGAAGTGTACCGGTCACGGCACCGCGAAGTGCATCAACTGCATCGCCCACGCCGACGTCGACCGGCGCAAGGGCGTCGAGAACAGCCTCCGGTCGGTCTACTCCTCGCTCGGAAAGGTCAACTACGTCGACGACGCGATGACCGCCATCCACGACGTCGACGCCTTCCAGGCGCTGTCGCCCCATATCAAGGACGACTACGCGAACATGGGCGTCGACCGGGAGCGCATCACCGTCGTCCCGCACTTCTACGACGACGAGTTCTACCACCCCGAGTGGGACCGGCCGTTAGACGAGGGCGACGGGTTCACGCTCCTGCACGTCGGGCGACTCCAGGAGAACAAGGGCCAGGAGAGCCTCGTGCGGGCGATGCCGCGCCTGCTCTCGAACCACGGGGACCTCACGCTTCGGGTCGCCGGATCGGGCGGCTACGAGGAGGGCCTGCACAAACTGGCGCGGCAGCTGGGCGTCGACCACGCCATCGACTGGCTGGGATACGTCGATCACGACGACGTGCCGCCGCTCTAC encodes the following:
- a CDS encoding YihY/virulence factor BrkB family protein; its protein translation is MTLLATVRRVFRTIREKNVPFKAASIAYYATASFVPLVVLTLAVLSTFGAGDLLVAVLHSTLSRSGSEVLESVLENTRGREIAGAIGVALTGWSGSRVFRGLTLAFEEVYEDGAERSLFDRVEKSFVVVAVLLLAFAFLAATALAFDLDQSAVESSLLVRSLLVVGSLVLVFFPFYYVLPPISATVRHAVPGTAFAALGLVALQVAFHYYVETSGGYSGYGFLGTLLLFITFLHFGANVILVGAVLNATLDW
- a CDS encoding alkaline phosphatase family protein; this encodes MTEHSDLDVLLIGIDAGCLPVFDRLNDEGRIPNLASIYEDGVAGPLESQIPPWTPSAWPSLYTGVNPGKHGAYSFVSFDGYDWEVVSRDHVREHSIWELLDDRGKSSVVLNVPVTAPPAEIDGAVVPGFIGPEDPPCHPEGVIDDIKEALGEYRVYPKYTRGETDLSDAEKLEEYHELVRLRRRAFSYLLDEYEPDFGFVQFQKTDTVFHEFLGDESAVNEVYETTDEEIGKLLDDHDPDTVIVASDHGMGPYEKEEFRVNEYLRDEGYVETVKGGKGMPSWNPIRQGLREGEDETSWEPNMIERIAATAAKFGLTANRVGAGLRHVGLEEIAKQYAPNGVVRTANEQVDFRSSIAYMRARTELGVRLNVEGREPEGVVPEADYESVRQEIIESLRDATAPDGGPVFETVAPREDYFEGPYDAGAVDIVTVPRDFDHFLSAQLLGDHFGEPAEPWNHKLEGIVAATGEGIDESASLDDAHLFDVAPTVLGALGVPYSDRMDGTPLPIVDDPGSTAYDAYEEESAAAATADDSAVEGRLSDLGYLD
- a CDS encoding glycosyltransferase family 4 protein, producing MTETAVTDGSDDQTDRPTLDVGFIPAECPGTGAVGATRTSELLIQKLSHHHDLTVYVASQAEADPERLPARDRVEYVLHDGLGKLPHPLLTKLDAMREEVDALGTHDMVHTYSPGFIPILADLDVPTLSTLNSYLPACPKGDFRYYDGEKCTGHGTAKCINCIAHADVDRRKGVENSLRSVYSSLGKVNYVDDAMTAIHDVDAFQALSPHIKDDYANMGVDRERITVVPHFYDDEFYHPEWDRPLDEGDGFTLLHVGRLQENKGQESLVRAMPRLLSNHGDLTLRVAGSGGYEEGLHKLARQLGVDHAIDWLGYVDHDDVPPLYEDADAFVYPGLLDEPFGRVLLEALGTYTPVLASDVGSTDYIVGDAGVRFEADDPAALADGFDALVADYERHRAAIPEQLERFAPDTVESAFLDLYAEVAETRTPATAGR